DNA sequence from the Calditrichota bacterium genome:
ATTGCTGTATTTCTGATTTATTAATTCTTCAGCGCAGGCAATAAAATCTGTAAAGGTATTTTTCTTTTTTAAAAGTTTTCCATCTTCATACCATTTCCTCCCTAAAGCCTGGCCTCCCCTGACATGGGCAATTGCAAATACAAAACCACGATCTAACAGGCTCAATCTAACTGAGCTGAATGAAGGGTCTATTGTATATCCATATGATCCGTATCCATATAGTAAAACGGGATTCTCTGCGTCCTTTTTTAACCCCTTTTTATAAACTAAGGAAATGGGAACTTTGGCACCATCATTAGCTCTGGCAAATGTTCTTTCTGTTATGTAATTCCCAGGATCAAAATCACCGATGACTTCGTCTCGCTTTAGAAGTGTTTGCTCCCGTTTCTCCATATTGTAATCGTATTTTGAGTTGGGTGTTGTTAAGGAAGTATAATTATAGCGTAAAAGATTAGTGTCAAATTCCTTGTTTATTGATATCGAAGCTTTATATGCAGGTTCTCCAAAATCCAGGTAATGTTCTTTTTGGGATTTGTTATTGATGATGCGAATGCGAGTAAGCCCATCTTTACGCTCACTAATTACCATAAAATCTTTAAAGATTTCAACATCATTTAACAGGATGTTTTCGCGGTGAGCTATCACTTCAATCCAGTTCTCTTTTTCGGGTCGATTGACGTGTGTTTTCATCAAACGAAAATTTTTAGCATTCCAGTTTGTCAATATATAAAAATTGTCCTTAAAATGAACAACACTGTACTCATGATCTTTTTCTCTCTTTTGAATTATTTTAAATGTTCCATTTGGTTGACCTGCATCTAAAAACTGCATTTCTGTTGAAAGAGTACTGTTTGAAAAAGCATAAATATATTTTCTGGATTTGCTTTTCCAAAGATAAACCGCAAAGGTATTATCTTTCTCATGGTACACTAGCTCATTTGTTTCTGACCCTATTGTGTGGCAAAAAACCATGTCGGGCCGCAATGTTGAATCTTTGCTGGTAAAAAATAGTGTTTTGTTATCATTTGCCCATACGGAGCTACCCGTTGTGTTGCCAATTTTATCTGGATATATTTCTCCTGTTTCAAGGTTTTTTATATAAATTGTATAGATTCGCCGGCTAACAGTATCAACTCCGAAAGCGAGTAGTTTATTATTCTCACTAACATTGAGCCCTTTTACCTGATAATAATTATGGCCTTCTGCCATTTTATTAACATCGAGCATTATCTCTTCAGAGGCACCTAATGCCCCCTTTTTGCGACAATATAAGGGGTATTCTTTTCCTGCGACGTAGCGATTGTAATAATAATATCCGTTATCCTTGTAAGGAACCGACTCATCGGTTTGTTTGATTCTGCCAATAATTTCATTATATAGATTTTCTTGAAACTCTTTTGTGTGAGCAAGGGAGTGATCAAGATAGTTGTTTTCTTCGTTTAAATATCTTATTACTTCAGGGCTTTCACGTTCGTTGAGCCAATAATAATCGTCAATACGGGTGTGTCCATGTATTGTTAATTCTTGGCTAATCTTTTTTGCTTTTGGCGGCATTATATTCTCCGAAGTCTTTGACTGTGTTTTGCAGCTATTTATAAAACAAACAAGCATTATACCTGTAAATATTTTTAACAAAGTGGATAGTGTCATAACAGCCCCTGTTCTAATTATGCCCTAATAGATTTTAGAATTATTAGGACTAAAATAAACATTTGTTAATGTTTTTGGCTAATTAATTATATTTATGGCTATTTCCATTTGATATTGCAGCCAATGCTAGGCTTTTGAATCGGATTAACAGGAGTTCCTGCCAGAATATTTTCCAGGGCGTTCCGCAAATCATATCCAGTGATAGGAAAATCATTCTCTGGTCTTGAATCGTCGAACCGCCCTCTGTAAACAAGCTCCAAATCCTTGTCAAAAATGTAAAATTCGGGAGTACAAACAGCCTGGTATGCTTTGGCGACATTCTGTGTTTCATCAGATAAATAAGGAAAAGGAAATTTATATTGAACAGTAAGTTCTTTCATTTTATCGGGTCCATCTTGAGGATATTTTTCTTTATCATTTGAGCTGATTGCCACAAATGAAATACTTTTAGGAAGATAATTGTTGGCAAGGTTTACTAATTCTGTAAGCATATGGATAACAAAAGGACAGTGATTACAGATAAACATTATTACAGTTGCTTTTTCTGATTTTAGATCGTCTAGAGAATATTCTTTTTGGTCGACAACATTGATCAGGTTGAATTTGGGGGCTTTTGTTCCAAGTGGAAGCATGGTGGAAATTGTTCTAGCCATTATCGCCTCCTGAAAGATTTTTAAGTTGGGAGTATTTCAGGGTAAAAAAAATCCAATCAAAATTGATTGGATTTAAATAAAGCTATTTTACTTCTTTATACATAACGTGTTTTCTAGCAATAGGATCATATTTTTTGATCTCAAGCTTTGCGGTAGTATTGCGCTTATTCTTTTTTGTAGAGTACATATGCGCGCTTGCAGAGCTTTTTATTTTGATAGTTTCACGTGCGTTTGACTTCTTTGCCATTTTATTACCTCATGGTTTTTATCGCGGAGATCTTTATGAAACCTCAACATCTGATAATTTAAGGCCTTGTTGCGCTAAATATGTCATCAGACCTTTGCTATTAATTGTTTTAAGGGCTCTTGTGGAAATCTTAACTCGAACAAAGCGGTTCAATTCACTAACAAAAATACGTTTAGATTGTAAATTTGGTAATTGTCTGCGCTTAGTTTTATTATGTGCATGTGAAACATGGTTTCCAACCAGAGGTGCTTTTCCGGATAAAGTACATTTTCGTGCCATTTTAAAATTCTCCCTTACGCTTTTGCTTCAAGCATTGCTCTGCCGTTATTAATCTCATTATTTATGACCTGATCTTCATTATCATCAGCCATAATCTTAACCATTGATTCTGCAAATTTCATATGCCCGTTTTTAGGCGATGTATAGGTATATACAACTTTTACAGTTTTTGCTGCTTCTCCCTGGCCTCTTTTTAATTTATCGCCAAAGGTTTGTTTCTTGGCCATTTCATAAACTCCTGATTTTCAAATAGAAATAGTTTTAATTTTGCAAAAGGTTTCTAATATATGACTATTAGAGTCAAATATCAAGAATATGGTTGGCATTTATGATATTATTTTTTAGGGGGATTTTTTATAAGGTGATGGACTTTCATCCATCACCAGGAAAAAAATAATTTTATTCTGTGATTACTGTTAACTCACTTGCTTCAAGGCCTTTTGCGCCTTCAACTAAAGTGAATTCGACAGCTTGTCCGTCTTCCAACTTTTTATATCCGTCACCTTGAATAGCAGAATAATGGACAAAAACATCTTTTTCACCTTCACGGGTTAAAAAACCAAATCCTTTTTTTACATCAAACCACTTAACGGTTCCGGTAACTCTTTCGGACATATCTTTTCTCCTGTGATTACTTAAACTTAGGGACATTTTTTTTGAAACAATGCTTATTGTAAAGACATTTTATTAAATAACCAAAAAAAAGTAGGGCGATAAGTCTGAAAAGTAGTCAGCTTTCATGAATGTTAATTATCTTCTTTTCTAGTAATACTTAATTTGCTAATCTGATGCGGTTGACTAAATTTGTAACCAATGTTTTCTTATCATATCAAAGTAAAAATGATTACAAAGTTTTTTACAACAATATTAGTCTCAATTTTCCGATTCTATCAAATTGCAATTTCCCCATTCCGGCGTGCAAGTTGCCGACATTTTCCAACATGTTCATCTTACACGATTGAAGCAATAACAGTTCATGGTCCGCTAAAAGGTGGTTGGCTAGGGCTAAAAAGAATAGGCCGATGCCATCCTTGGGGGACTTCCGGTTTCGACCCTGTTCCGCCTGCAAAAAAAAAATAATTTGTGGAATTTTTTATGGTTTTGTATCTACTTAATTGTAGTATATATTTAGAACTGATAACGGTTTAACTAAATATGTATAAAATGTTTAATTTTATTTCAATCGAAACGTTTATCTGAATAATGGAGGTTCACAATGAGGTATGTTTTATTTTCAAGTTTAAAGTATTTTTCTATAGTAATATTTTTGATGATGTTGTTAAATTCTTGCTCTGATAATAGTACCGCTTTTACAGGAACGGATAAACTAAATACGGAGGCCAAGCTAAATAAAATACCATCACCGGATCCATGTGATGGGGATACGCATGAAGATAAATATATTATTACCGATGATAATCACGAAGATGAGGATGAGGGTGGGGATTTTTTTACTGATGTTTTAACAAACTATTTCGATGGAAATGGAAATCCACGATCGCATTCTTCCTTTACACACTATACCGAGCTGGGATGTCCGATACAAGGCCACCAAGTAAATGTTTCAACAACAACAGCCAGAATCAATTATAAAATAGTACCTGAAACCAATGCATATAGAACCTGGTATTTAAACGGAAATGTAATAGCAGCAGGATATGGAGTAAATGAAGTAAACATTTTAATCCGCAATTTAAACCAAGTGCATCAAATTAGGATTGACAATTGGGCATATGGTTATATTAGGTTCTTACAAAACTAGGATAGTATGTATACTGTTGTACATGAATGTTATTCTAAAAGAGGAGTAAATTCGATTTACTCCTCTTTTCATTACAGTTTATTGTTTATCTTGGCTCTATTTGTTTTTTTTTCTTTAGCGGGTGCATCTCAAAAAACCTACTTGCCGAATGTGGCGATTCCTGTAGTTGATTCTACCAAAATAAAACTTGCAAACCAGCATTTTAAAAATGCATTGGTTTTTAAAAAGAAAGAGCAATTCGACTCTTCACTATTTTATCTAAATCTTGCAAGTAAAGTATATTGGGGGATTTCTGATTACGAAAATTATATTAATTCTCTTCGCTATATATTGATTAATAATTTCCGCCAGAAGAATTATTCTAAAGCAAAAAAAGTTTTTGATAAAATTGTTAAGACTTCTATTACTTATGAGATTGAAAATCATCCTATAATGGCTAAAGTTTATTATAATTTTGGATCGGGGTGCAGAAAAACGGGTGAGTATTTGCAAGCTTTGAAATATCTTGAGTTAGCAAAAAAAATTAAACAGAAGAATAAACTTACTTATGTAGGAATACTTGTAAATACAGGTAATGTTTATTTCGATATTGGGGAATATGATAAAGCACTAACTGTTTTTACAACTGCCTATAAAATGAGGCTTGACAAGTATGGTAAGAAACATATAAAGTCTGTTTTTATCTTTAAAAATATCGCCGATGTTTTGCTTAAAAAAGGATATTATGAAAAAGCCTTAAGTCATTATAATGAAGTATTACCATTTTATATTAATAAGTATGGATCAAACCATTCCAGGTTATCAACACTTTATAGCAATATAAGTACTGCTTACCATTTGAAAGGCGATTATGAATTTGAGAAGGTATATTTAAAAAAGGCTGTTGAGATTAGTATTGCCAATTTTGGGATAAATCATGCTCAGACTGCTATCCTTTTAACAAACCTCGCCATAACACACAGGAATCTTGGAAATAATAAAAAAGCTAGGGAATATTACCTGCAAGTAATTAATATCTATTTGAAAATATATAAAAACAAAGCTCGCTCACATATTGCCAATACATATTATAATTATGCTGAATTGCTCTCAAAAGAAAATAACATCGATGCAAAAAGTTACTATTTAAAGGCAATTGCAATCATGGATTCCTTGGAGGGGGGGCATAGTGATCTCAAGGCAAATATGCATATGGGATTAGGATATTTTCTTCATAAGAACAAGTTATATTCAAAAGCTGATATTGAGTTCCAAATTGCATTAAAGTTAGTTAAAAGGCCATCTGGAGGAATCTATTCTACCTTAGCCGAATGTTATCGATATATGGGTGACAATTATTCTGAGCAAAAATTCTACAAAAAGGCATTGATATCTTACGATGAGTCTATTAGTGCAAGTGGAGGTGATTACTATTTTGGGTTTTTGCAAAAAACGATAAATAATATTCCACTAAATAGAATTGAGTTACTAGAGACGGTAACTTCGAAAGGTGAATTGTTTAGAAAAAAAATGTTGGAGGAAAAAAGCAGTGGCGAAGAAAAAATCAAACTGGCAAAAAATGCTGTTCATAATTTTGATTTAGCAAGTAAATTGTTAACAGAATTACAAACAAATTACATTGAAGACCGCTCTAAACTAAACCTAAGTAAAAAGTCATTTAAAATATATGATAACATTTTAGAAACCTTAAACATACTTTATAACCTTACTAACGATGAAACCTTTCTGAAGACAGCGTTTTTATATGCAGAAAAAAATAAAGTAGCTGTTTTAACACAAGCATTAAAAGAAGCTAGGGTAAAAAAGTTTGTTAATATTCCCGACAGTGTTTTAATCCGTGAAAAGGCTTTGCTTACCGATATAACATATCACGAAATTACTTTACAAAAATTATATGCTCGAAACGATAATCCCGATCAAACAAAAATTGCAGAAATTCAAAATACTCTTTTTAAACTGAAAACCGACCATGGTTCTTTAAAAAAGCACTTTGAAATGGAATATCCTCAATACTATGAACTAAAATATAAATCAGTAATACCCTCTGTAGAAACAATTCAAAACAGGTTGGATGCCAATTCAGCTTTAATAGAATATGTTTTGGGTAGTAAAACACTCTCAATTTTTACTATAACTAAGGACAATTTTTTTCTAACTAGAGTGCCATTAGATACATTTTTGCTAAAAAAAGTTGATCAGTTTAAACTGTCCCTTGTTAAAGTATCGGAAAGCGCCCATTTTACAAAATGGAGCTATCATATTTATAATAAAATTTTTAAACCCATTGAAAGTTTCGTTTCATCTAAACAAAAATTAATCCTAATACCAGATGGAAAGCTTTATTATTTTCCGTTTGAAGCCCTGGTTAGGAAATTCCCCGAAGATTCTTTGCAACACAATAACTATAGTGATTTAGACTATTTAATTAATGATTTTGAATTTGTGTATCAC
Encoded proteins:
- a CDS encoding S9 family peptidase, translating into MTLSTLLKIFTGIMLVCFINSCKTQSKTSENIMPPKAKKISQELTIHGHTRIDDYYWLNERESPEVIRYLNEENNYLDHSLAHTKEFQENLYNEIIGRIKQTDESVPYKDNGYYYYNRYVAGKEYPLYCRKKGALGASEEIMLDVNKMAEGHNYYQVKGLNVSENNKLLAFGVDTVSRRIYTIYIKNLETGEIYPDKIGNTTGSSVWANDNKTLFFTSKDSTLRPDMVFCHTIGSETNELVYHEKDNTFAVYLWKSKSRKYIYAFSNSTLSTEMQFLDAGQPNGTFKIIQKREKDHEYSVVHFKDNFYILTNWNAKNFRLMKTHVNRPEKENWIEVIAHRENILLNDVEIFKDFMVISERKDGLTRIRIINNKSQKEHYLDFGEPAYKASISINKEFDTNLLRYNYTSLTTPNSKYDYNMEKREQTLLKRDEVIGDFDPGNYITERTFARANDGAKVPISLVYKKGLKKDAENPVLLYGYGSYGYTIDPSFSSVRLSLLDRGFVFAIAHVRGGQALGRKWYEDGKLLKKKNTFTDFIACAEELINQKYSNQNKMFAMGGSAGGLLMGAVLNMRPDLWKGVVAAVPFVDVVTTMLDESIPLTTGEFDEWGNPKEKKFYDYILSYSPYDNVKKNNYPAMLVTTGLHDSQVQYWEPAKWVAKLRVNKTDKNPLFLFTEMEAGHGGASGRFEQYKTIALEYAFILDLLGINQ
- a CDS encoding thioredoxin family protein, with product MARTISTMLPLGTKAPKFNLINVVDQKEYSLDDLKSEKATVIMFICNHCPFVIHMLTELVNLANNYLPKSISFVAISSNDKEKYPQDGPDKMKELTVQYKFPFPYLSDETQNVAKAYQAVCTPEFYIFDKDLELVYRGRFDDSRPENDFPITGYDLRNALENILAGTPVNPIQKPSIGCNIKWK
- the rpmG gene encoding 50S ribosomal protein L33 — translated: MAKKSNARETIKIKSSASAHMYSTKKNKRNTTAKLEIKKYDPIARKHVMYKEVK
- the rpmB gene encoding 50S ribosomal protein L28 → MARKCTLSGKAPLVGNHVSHAHNKTKRRQLPNLQSKRIFVSELNRFVRVKISTRALKTINSKGLMTYLAQQGLKLSDVEVS
- a CDS encoding cold shock domain-containing protein, whose translation is MSERVTGTVKWFDVKKGFGFLTREGEKDVFVHYSAIQGDGYKKLEDGQAVEFTLVEGAKGLEASELTVITE
- the yidD gene encoding membrane protein insertion efficiency factor YidD, which codes for MITKFFTTILVSIFRFYQIAISPFRRASCRHFPTCSSYTIEAITVHGPLKGGWLGLKRIGRCHPWGTSGFDPVPPAKKK
- a CDS encoding CHAT domain-containing protein yields the protein MYTVVHECYSKRGVNSIYSSFHYSLLFILALFVFFSLAGASQKTYLPNVAIPVVDSTKIKLANQHFKNALVFKKKEQFDSSLFYLNLASKVYWGISDYENYINSLRYILINNFRQKNYSKAKKVFDKIVKTSITYEIENHPIMAKVYYNFGSGCRKTGEYLQALKYLELAKKIKQKNKLTYVGILVNTGNVYFDIGEYDKALTVFTTAYKMRLDKYGKKHIKSVFIFKNIADVLLKKGYYEKALSHYNEVLPFYINKYGSNHSRLSTLYSNISTAYHLKGDYEFEKVYLKKAVEISIANFGINHAQTAILLTNLAITHRNLGNNKKAREYYLQVINIYLKIYKNKARSHIANTYYNYAELLSKENNIDAKSYYLKAIAIMDSLEGGHSDLKANMHMGLGYFLHKNKLYSKADIEFQIALKLVKRPSGGIYSTLAECYRYMGDNYSEQKFYKKALISYDESISASGGDYYFGFLQKTINNIPLNRIELLETVTSKGELFRKKMLEEKSSGEEKIKLAKNAVHNFDLASKLLTELQTNYIEDRSKLNLSKKSFKIYDNILETLNILYNLTNDETFLKTAFLYAEKNKVAVLTQALKEARVKKFVNIPDSVLIREKALLTDITYHEITLQKLYARNDNPDQTKIAEIQNTLFKLKTDHGSLKKHFEMEYPQYYELKYKSVIPSVETIQNRLDANSALIEYVLGSKTLSIFTITKDNFFLTRVPLDTFLLKKVDQFKLSLVKVSESAHFTKWSYHIYNKIFKPIESFVSSKQKLILIPDGKLYYFPFEALVRKFPEDSLQHNNYSDLDYLINDFEFVYHYSGKLYLQSFEESKKDIDFDYNIAAFAPVFGNQNGEVIETEISLVTKVKNYFYSKWRNGKSFSPLLHSEKEAESIINMFRDYKKKSKAYLNSAATEKTFKNEAGKFKYLHIATHSFFDKEMPHLSGIVFAEEEDSSSHEDGILYSGEIYNLDIRSELVVLSSCESGYGKILKGEGIMAMTRGFLYSGASNILASLWPVSDMQTYNLMLPFYKGIRNLKSYSAALRETKLTMIKDKASSFPSIWSGFILIGR